CACCAAAGCAGCTTATTTAGGGAGCTCGTTGTAAGCCTGTTATCATATTAATTCTTAACCCATGTCTGGAGGTAGATCACTTTGTGAGTGTAGTATTTCTCCTTCGACATATCGGGCTACTCTAGTTTTATCATCACAGGGTTGATGGTTATCTTTATGCATTGATTTCAGATGTTTTTATTCACACTTTAGTACTTGTGCATAATCATGCTCTACCATGAAGTCAGAATTTTGGCTTAAGATAAAACTAAATTTTTTGCTTACAATATGTCTGAACTGATTTTTTTGTGTTGTTCTCAGGCCAGCGACAGGTTTAACATTAATTCTCAGCTTGAGCATCTTCAGGCTAAGTATGTTGGTACAGGGCATGCTGACTTGAATAGATTGTGAGTTTCCAAATATTGATAAATCATCCCTTCTTACCTACTTTCGTAAATTTGATTAATTTATAGATCTAAATTTGTTTGTCCCACTTTTTCAAAACAGTGAATGGGCAGTAAACATCCAACGTGATAGTTATGCATCATATATTGGCCACTACCCCCTCTTGGCATATTTCGCCATTGCTGAAAATGAATCCATTGGAAGAGAACGCTACAATTTTATGCAGGTATGGCATTCTTAGATATTATTGCTATATAATTCTATATATTATATAGACCTCATATGTGTTTGTCTTCCATCAGACCACCAAAATAATAAAGTTTAATATGTGGGTCTGCAGAAGTGTGAAAGTAGTACATATAACTTAATGATGTGCTGATTCACATATGAAAAGTTTAGAATTTAAGTTGCTTCTCCTTTTGTTTGTTCACTATTTGAGATAAATACCTATCAGACATACATGTTCCTTTCCTTTATAACAAGGCCCTAAAGTTCACAATGTATTTGCTAAGTGTATTATTTTAATGGAAAAGCTTGAGCAGGATTACTGTTGCAAAGCACCCTTTCTTAAGATGCTTTACAAAAGTTGGTATTATAGTGACACAATATATGAGGAAACCTTTATAATGATGTCTCAAGTGATCATTGATATTTCACTGAGATTCTTAAATGTTTAAAGGAATAAAtgcaatttatatatatatatataacaatatTTATTAGATCATTCTAGAACCTACTATATTTAATCCTATTTTAAAGATAGGATTTTGTCAATCATTATGAACAGAAATTTGGTGAAGTAAGATATTCCGTGTAAATAGATTGCCATCTATAAGAATCTTGCCTATGAAAAATTCCACATGTGCTTTATATAAATGCCAAGGCTTGAATAAACTTTAAATTTAGCATTCCGTTTCACTTAAATAACTggagtttgtttatattttttcaaaTGAGTCTGCAGGAGTCAAGCCATGCACTTTAGTCCCTGAAAGGATGTCCTTCGGGATTAAGATTTTCATGAGGATACATATGATAGCAACAACAAGAACATGCTTGATAAGGGTTATTCCTACCAATGTGGTACATGAGAGTAAAGCTTGGCTGTCACTGAGCTGAGCTTGGAGATGGCCCATGATGGCTTTGTCAAAATTTATCAACTTACGTAATAATACTTGGTTTTTCTCTTCTAAGTACAACTCTCCAAGAAATCATTTTCTGAAGCTTTTCTCAAAAAGATGAGTACTGATTTTAAAGTTTTAGTTGATGCTTTTATGCCTGAGGAAGACGGATAATAATAATTTCCAAGTGAAACGGTCTTCTGAAAGTGGGGTAAAAGAACGTCCAGGCTAGGTTGGTGATTTTGGTGATCTTTTAGCCTAGAGACATGCTATGAGGGTGACTTAAAGTACCCCTTGTAGAATATGTTGATGTAAGGTGAGGGAATCACTTTGGTCTCAACTCAAATTATGGTAAGCCATTAACTTCATTTAAGAATCTGAATGAAGTGATACACATCATGTAATATAACATACCTCAATTATATGATATGtatttttatgcaatttaatatattaattttcccAACTACCAATTCTATGAGTTGATTCTTGTGAATTAAAGGAGTCTTTCTTAGTTTCTAATCCATATGGCACTGTTATTCCTTTGATATTGCTTGTGCTGGTGCTCCTTGAATTGCATCAGTTGTGATGGGTGCCATGTATATGACTTTAATATATAGGATGAAATGATGCACTTTTGTTAGGGAACCTAGGTGAATCTTGCTATGTAAAGTTTTATTAAGATATGCTATTCCTTTTGATGAAAAAGAACTAAAGATGACTTGAACCATTCTGGAAGAATGCAAATATCCCCAAATTTTGTGCGCAAATAGTTCCTTTTGTTTTGCTaatttgaattgcatggtagTTTACTTCTTGATCTTTCTTACAGAAAATGCTGTTGCCTTGTGGACTTCCTCCCGAGAGAGAAGAGGATTGAAGTATTTTCGAAGCAAGCACTGCAGCAAATACTCTTCCATCGTATATTAGCTTTGTttgaaagaggaggagaaagcaTTATTATTGCATCCATATCGAGCATGATGACAATGTCTTTTTAGTGGACTCTTGGGTTTACATGAGGGATGTGGACTTAAGATAGTCTGTACTCGTTTAGGTGGCACTTTGTTTTGCTTCTGTTAGGATTTCTGGCGAACCTGTTTCAGTGAGATGGTTAAGTTTGCTTTGTTTTAAATGCTATAAACGTTAGGTCTTGATTGTGTACGCAGCATGGTGTTTTTATTTAAGCAGGTAAGCCATTGAGAACAATTTTTAACAGTTTTTTGTGTGATGGTTGAGGAAGAACTCTGTGCTCTGCTCGGCTCCTTGAAAATATTGTCAAGCAATACTTGCTGGACGTAGGTACTATGCATTGCTCCACGCTGATCAGCTTTTGAGAAGTCTTTTCACCTGAAGTTTTATCAGATTATTTTGCAACCAAAGCTCTAAGAGTTCACCCAGGTCATCCCCACCGAAAAACCTCTAATCTGATTTTTATtgtagtttattttattttttatttgggcAGTGCCTGCTGTGCTAATAAATCTGGCAGCTTATTCAACTTAAAATCTCTCCAGAATTTATTACTCAGCATCAAATGAGGGGTGGCAATCAGGCCGGGTCAGACCAATTGgataaaaaaaagacaaaaacttGTCAATCCGAACTCTACTTATATATTAAATGGGTCTAGAATCTAAATATTGATAAGactattttattaaatagataatctAATCTACCAGTTGGATTAAGTTAAATGGGTAAGTATTGCCATCCCCAATTCAGCCGGCACTTGATGCTGGCAGGTTGTCAATGGTTAAAAAGTCTCGTACCacagttattttaatttatcacTTCATTCAGTAAGTTTCAAATGTTGTTTAAAAAGGCCATTCTACCTTTTCTTTGGTAGACATTTGATAACGATGACAACTAGTTCAAATCCAACTCTCTGCTTTTACCATCTTCAAGCTTCCTTCTGAAGTGAATGCATATGGTAAGAGGTCACTGGATTGCCCATAAGCTCAGGACTGCTAATTCTATAGTCTTAACCTGAATTGTTTAGAAAATAATTGACTTTAAATGCTAATATTATAATTGATAAGCTTATTGAATCAAGTTTGGATTGGGGCTAGATCTGAATTGATAACCCAATTGATGATCCAATAAAAATATGTGGATTCCAGAATATAGAAATGCTGTGTTAAAAGATGTTTCATATGTGTCAACACATGCACTACACAGCATGAGTTAATTAAAATccaatttttgattttgacaAAAACCATCAGATGTAAGATATCTAAAATCTAGAATAATAAAAGGCCATAGTTGGCTTATGGAAACTACTTGGCATCTTAACAAGCTCAAAAAATTCTGAGTCAAGTTTGTCAATTGAACTATAGAAGCAACAAGATTGTTCATGACCCTTAGCCCTTGACTGTTCCACAAATCCAACATAAGGGAACAGCTTACTGCTATAGTAGAAGGACGTTATGCATATCATGAATGAATCATGATAATTAACTGGGGATAGTTTCCTTGTGAGACCAAAATTATGATATCAGTATGCCATAAATTATATTGTCAGGATATTATGCAGAAACAACCTGTGCCATTATTTTCAGTGGCTAAAAAGATTAAGGGAAGGAGAATATCCTCAAGAAAAAGATGAagcgaaggagaagaaaagaacatTCAAGGATTTGGGAGAGCAAAACGAGATCGGTGGAAAAGTTAACTAAGGAGCTAGTcctaaagaaggaaaaagaatttGACTGGCTTTAGGATAATTTTCTAGATTTGACTAACATCTCTATCTCTAGATCCATGGTTTCAAGGTAATGTCCAAAAActccaaacaaaataaaaaaacataaaaagtaTGGTTTTGTTTTACGAGAATGATAATAATTATGAAAGTTGGAACTCTACAGTCACTTGGAGACATTAAAATCCAAGTGACCCTTGGAGTCCCTCAACCTTTGACCGAAGTAGGACTGACACAACTTTAAACTACAGCTACAGAAATCCTCTACAACTCTATAAGCAGTCAAAGTTCCTATGATCCATTTTTCACCGAACTCTGATTCCATTTAATACTTAGACATCTTTTTATCCTTTTAATGCAAAAATTTCCCACATAAAGTTAGCCAAAATGAAGGTTAATGTAGTAATCATCTTAATCTTCATGAAGTAACAATGTCCAGGAAGAAGTTAAAACCACTAGTTTAGACGAAAATTCAATTAGAATTAGCTGTAAATATGGCTAAAAGTTGACAATGAAAGTGAAACCATGTTACTAATTACTCCTGATGGAACCAAACTATAGCATTATAACTCTTCACTTGTTCATATTAAAGAAGATCAGGCATGTCTTTTATAGCCAGTCTCTTGAAAAGAAACggcaagaacttgaagaaacaTGGTTAAACAGCTCCATCACAACCATCATGGAAGACACTGACCATGATACTATGACTATATCGAAATATCCTATGGTTGCTGATGCAGATGCCGGGACAAGACCACATTAGGTAAGGCAATGGAAAGAAAGAGTGGCGGACATGCTTATGTAATGTGAAATGATATAGATTCGGTGATAATCAATTGAATATGAAAGGGCATTTTTCTGGATATGAACTTATGAAAGAAATTTATGTATGAGTGTTTCTTTGTGATACCTAATCGAAAGAGAAGAACATGATGATGGAGAAAAGCTTTCCAAAATTTCCACAACCACATCTTACTTTAATTTGCATCAATGTACACCTCTTCAGAATCTCCTTATGAGCTTCACCCTTGGTTTTATCAAATGATTGTTATGATGACCTGACATATTTTgaacaaacacaagagataacTCTACCTGAATCTCCCCTCAGGAAATCTTAACTTTTCTCGATAATGGAAGATCACTTAATCTTTTATAATACCAGTGACAGTCCTTTAttttcaaatctctctctctctctctctctctgagtatGTGTGTGAGAgtgagggagaggagaggggaggggggggggggtggggggagagGAGGAGCAAGTGACTGAGTGAAACATCAAGATGGGTTCCAACTCATAACATCAATTACTGCATACTACTATGCCAGCGTTTCATATAACATAGGGGAAGATTTCCATCAAAAAAACATACAACCATAAAACACATCAATTCAAGCAAGCAAAAGGTTTGATGTGTTTGATTAGGTAATCTAAAGAGCTTAGGAACCTAGTCTTTGTGCTCCAGTTGCTCGAAAACATCAAAAACGTTCCACTGTAAAGGCCTTCTCTTTCCTGCACCATTCAGCCCAAAAAGAATTTGTCAGCCATGATATGAAACCATCTAAAATACTGCTATTTgtagaagagagagaagggtgcTACGACGCTTACAAGTGGAAGGGGCAACTGTTCTCACTGCTCCAATGTTATCAGAGGTTGAAACACTTGTCGAGCAGCGTGGGTCGCACTTAGCCCACTATAATTTGCGGATCAAGAGGGGATAAAAAGAAAAGCGCAAAATATAAGACAGAAATAAGAAATAGTTATGGGTCAATACCAGCTAATTAATGTCTTGTTATTTGGAAACCAATGTCAATAGGGTATCTTACATTCTTTGCAGCCATGCTAAATGCTTCTCGATGAGGAATGTCAGGTTTGGCAGATTTTATACGCTGTATTTCCTCCCTGTCATGATTAAAGAATTCTGTTGATTCTAAATGAAGCTATAAAATGAACAATGTGGTTGGTTGCACTCCCAATAATGATCTCGCATGCATTTTTTTTGCTGGAATTGCTCACAAGGGCACCAATTTTAGTGATTTGAGTTTGAGTAATTGGCCTATTCCATAACTTAGTAAGCTTCCAATTGAA
This portion of the Phoenix dactylifera cultivar Barhee BC4 unplaced genomic scaffold, palm_55x_up_171113_PBpolish2nd_filt_p 000490F, whole genome shotgun sequence genome encodes:
- the LOC120106212 gene encoding uncharacterized protein At4g14342 isoform X2, which produces MQASDRFNINSQLEHLQAKYVGTGHADLNRFEWAVNIQRDSYASYIGHYPLLAYFAIAENESIGRERYNFMQKMLLPCGLPPEREED